Proteins from a genomic interval of Papaver somniferum cultivar HN1 chromosome 4, ASM357369v1, whole genome shotgun sequence:
- the LOC113276064 gene encoding uncharacterized protein LOC113276064 has translation MGGCVSRSTQGCVGRRGSSRSKNGKRRRRKSDHHDNLSLDINTNKSAIPNNHRSRSNLSVNFQGGSTEEAWFDSAAVFESDCEEDYQSVPDDALSVNGCEVASISSSSLRDDQTDSTSRPSTDKRHKQREPSIGNAQRNSIGENAKNVNARVSHSSDVDHESMSDAPSTGAKRHVSHDEISTQLVDESIDRGTGGILDNCGILPNNCLPCLASTVSSVDKRRSLSPGPPSMRRKASLKLSFKWRDANSSSALFIAKTVIERPIAGSQVPFCPIDKKMLDCWSHIDPGSFKVRAENYFRDKKKVLAPNFAAYYPFGVDVYLSPRKVDHIARFVELPVVNTSGKVPSILIVNVQVPLYPASIFSGDIDGEGMNVVLYFKISETYAKDMAPHFQENLRRIIDDEVEKVKGFTMDTILPVRERLKILGRVANVEDLQLGAAERKLMNAYNEKPVLSRPQHEFYLGENYFEVDVDIHRFSYISRKGFGTFQERLKMCVLDVGLTIQGNKAEELPEQVLCCVRLNGLDYKNYQQLGLTQEPL, from the exons ATGGGAGGATGTGTATCAAGAAGTACACAGGGGTGTGTAGGAAGAAGAGGGTCTTCTAGATCAAAGaatggaaaaagaagaagaagaaaatctgaTCATCACGATAATTTATCACTTGATATTAATACTAATAAATCAGCAATTCCAAATAATCATCGATCGAGATCTAATCTCAGCGTTAATTTTCAAG GGGGAAGTACTGAGGAGGCATGGTTTGATTCTGCAGCGGTATTTGAGTCTGACTGTGAAGAGGATTATCAAAGTGTCCCGGATG ATGCTTTGTCCGTTAATGGATGTGAAGTTGCATCTATATCCAGTTCGTCCCTGAGAGATGACCAAACTGATAGTACATCAAGACCTTCAACCGACAAGCGACATAAGCAAAGAGAGCCATCTATAGGAAATGCTCAAAGAAATTCCATAGGTGAGAATGCTAAAAATGTAAATGCTCGGGTTTCTCATTCAAGTGATGTTGATCATGAATCAATGTCGGACGCCCCTTCAACTGGTGCGAAGCGACATGTTTCACACGATGAAATCTCTACTCAGTTGGTGGATGAAAGCATTGACAGAGGGACAGGGGGAATTCTTGATAATTGTGGCATTCTTCCAAATAATTGTTTACCTTGTCTTGCTTCAACTGTTTCCTCAGTTGATAAAAGAAGATCTCTGAGCCCTGGTCCACCAAGCATGCGGAGAAAGGCAAGCTTGAAACTTTCCTTCAAATGGAGGGATGCTAATTCCAGTTCAGCATTAT TTATAGCAAAGACCGTCATAGAAAGGCCAATTGCGGGTTCTCAAGTTCCGTTTTGTCCGATTGATAAGAAAATGTTAGATTGTTGGTCACATATTGATCCTGGCAGTTTCAAAGTCCGGGCGGAGAACTATTTCAG GGATAAAAAGAAGGTTCTTGCCCCAAATTTTGCTGCATATTATCCGTTTGGTGTTGATGTCTATCTATCGCCGCGGAAAGTTGATCATATTGCACGGTTTGTGGAACTTCCTGTTGTTAATACATCTGGAAAGGTTCCATCAATTCTTATTGTTAATGTCCAG GTTCCATTATACCCTGCATCTATCTTTTCGGGTGATATAGATGGGGAGGGAATGAACGTTGTTTTATACTTCAAAATCTCCGAAACTTATGCAAAAGACATGGCTCCTCATTTTCAAGAAAATCTCAGA AGGATAATCGACGATGAAGTTGAAAAGGTCAAAGGTTTTACTATGGATACAATATTACCAGTTCGTGAAAGGTTAAAAATCTTGGGCCGTGTAGCAAATGTGGAGGACCTTCAGTTAGGTGCAGCTGAGAGGAAGCTTATGAACGCATACAATGAGAAACCTGTTCTTTCACGTCCTCAGCATGAATTTTACTTG GGAGAAAATTATTTCGAGGTTGATGTCGATATCCACAGATTTAGTTACATATCCCGTAAAGGGTTTGGAACGTTCCAAGAGAGACTAAAGATGTGTGTTTTGGATGTTGGCTTGACAATTCAG GGAAACAAAGCCGAGGAATTGCCAGAGCAGGTCTTATGTTGTGTACGATTAAATGGGCTTGATTACAAGAATTATCAACAATTAGGGTTAACTCAAGAACCTCTATGA
- the LOC113276065 gene encoding transcription factor MYB35-like — MGRPPCCDKTNVKRGLWTAEEDAKILAYVSRHGTGNWTAVPKKAGLKRCGKSCRLRWTNYLRPDLKHDTFTPQEEELIIRLHATIGSRWSLIANQLPGRTDNDVKNFWNTKLRKKLQEMGIDPVTHKPISQIIIDYGNISGLPNKTTRFGSLNRDLRNAFMSTKPEPVSSSVTQDHSISNMTSNNTSTGVDIKTPKMEPTPEMSFNNCRSSSWDLLAQIHAMQLVTGSSNNCNKNKEIVQPNYFHEGSSSSSSASSSNIINNQAGSSSPPPSYLLNPQSSLVPTTEPSSPLFSWSEFLHEDAFLPSDQQQQPQQQQQKQDLQWMSYSNGSSSIQAQHEMPKMENFKNVDEQRTSNGVREMGNGNFNYMGQQTSYHPVVNGMAGEAATGIGPSSASNNSFVKGILDQEIHDSEMLWEFPSLFDDSY; from the exons ATGGGAAGACCTCCTTGTTGTGACAAAACGAACGTAAAAAGGGGTCTTTGGACTGCTGAAGAAGATGCAAAGATACTCGCTTACGTATCAAGGCATGGTACCGGTAACTGGACCGCTGTCCCGAAAAAAGCAG GACTTAAAAGATGCGGGAAGAGCTGTAGATTGAGGTGGACAAACTATTTAAGACCTGATCTCAAGCATGACACTTTTACACCTCAAGAAGAAGAACTGATTATTAGGCTTCATGCAACCATAGGTAGCAG GTGGTCTCTCATAGCAAACCAGCTTCCCGGAAGGACAGATAATGATGTCAAGAATTTTTGGAACACTAAGCTAAGGAAGAAACTACAAGAAATGGGAATAGACCCAGTTACCCATAAACCCATTTCTCAGATCATTATAGACTATGGTAACATCAGTGGACTGCCAAACAAAACAACAAGGTTTGGATCGCTGAATCGAGATTTAAGGAATGCGTTTATGTCCACAAAACCAGAACCAgtttcatcttcagttacacaaGATCATTCCATTTCTAACATGACAAGTAATAATACTTCAACGGGTGTGGATATCAAGACACCAAAAATGGAACCAACGCCAGAAATGTCTTTTAACAACTGTCGTTCATCATCATGGGATCTTTTAGCTCAAATTCATGCTATGCAGCTAGTTACAGGATCTTCAAATAACTGCAACAAGAACAAGGAGATTGTTCAGCCTAATTACTTCCATGAAGGCTCATCCTCCTCTtcatcagcttcttcttctaatatCATTAACAATCAGGCAGGGTCATCATCGCCACCACCATCTTATCTTCTGAACCCTCAGTCATCTTTAGTGCCAACAACTGAACCTTCATCTCCATTGTTTAGTTGGAGTGAGTTCCTTCATGAAGATGCATTTCTTCCTtctgatcaacaacaacaaccgcagcagcagcaacaaaaacaAGATCTTCAATGGATGTCATATTCGAATGGTTCTTCATCAATTCAAGCACAGCATGAGATGCCTAAAATGGAGAACTTCAAGAATGTGGATGAACAACGTACTTCCAATGGAGTTAGAGAAATGGGTAATGGTAATTTCAATTATATGGGTCAACAAACAAGTTATCATCCTGTGGTTAATGGTATGGCAGGCGAAGCAGCGACTGGCATTGGACCATCTTCGGCTTCTAATAACTCATTTGTTAAAGGAATCTTAGATCAAGAGATTCATGACAGTGAGATGTTGTGGGAATTCCCTAGTCTTTTTGATGACTCATATTAA
- the LOC113272757 gene encoding ubiquitin carboxyl-terminal hydrolase 12-like: MGSRIVELPPYTEFVWRIDNISKLATYMEHYSDIFLVGDCEWKVSINPKGYNYGDDDHLSIILWPVDDSSKLSYAKFSFSVVNQINSDGTVIADGEYEFADENGRGFLNFMPVRELINDEGYVVNDTCIVTVRISSCRMLDNSTDYEDGDEDEEEEEDKVNKDLSTMQAVRNQFNFNGFGLYLAHVLPNSGFNEVIG; encoded by the exons ATGGGAAGTCGGATAGTGGAGCTGCCTCCATATACGGAGTTCGTTTGGAGAATTGACAATATTTCGAAGTTGGCAACTTATATGGAACACTACTCTGACATTTTTTTGGTTGGTGATTGTGAATG GAAGGTGTCAATTAATCCGAAGGGATATAACTACGGGGATGATGACCACTTGTCCATTATCCTTTGGCCAGTAGACGACTCATCCAAATTATCGTATGCCAAGTTCAGTTTCTCAgttgttaatcaaatcaatagcGACGGCACAGTAATAGCAG ATGGAGAATACGAATTCGCTGACGAAAATGGTCGGGGTTTCTTAAACTTTATGCCTGTAAGAGAACTCATCAATGATGAAGGTTATGTTGTGAATGATACTTGTATTGTAACTGTTAGGATTTCTTCTTGTAGAATGTTGGATAACTCAACAGATTATGAGGATGGTGAtgaggatgaggaggaggaggaggataaaGTGAATAAG GACTTGAGCACAATGCAAGCTGTCAGGAATCAGTTCAATTTTAATGGATTTGGTCTTTATTTAGCTCATGTTTTGCCCAATAGTGGATTCAATGAAGTTATAGGTTGA